A genome region from Vicia villosa cultivar HV-30 ecotype Madison, WI unplaced genomic scaffold, Vvil1.0 ctg.000011F_1_1, whole genome shotgun sequence includes the following:
- the LOC131621856 gene encoding probable E3 ubiquitin-protein ligase ARI7: MDSEDDMHDANDLESLDDDFYSGETEDAPMDYYSDYDDDADDYFDDGDDSDPADSRRPEQNFTILKESDIRQRQEDDISRVAAVLSIPRVAASILLRHYNWSVSKVNDAWFADEEQVRKTTGLLEKKVHVNPDANELTCGICFEVYPPSKIQTASCGHPFCFSCWGGYIGTSINDGPGCLMLRCPDPSCGAAIDQDMINLLVSNEDKEKYDRYLLRSYIEDNKKTKWCPAPGCEHAVNFDAGSGSYDVSCLCSYSFCWNCTEEAHRPVDCGTVSKWILKNSAESENMNWILANSKPCPKCKRPIEKNQGCMHMTCTPPCKFEFCWLCLGAWTDHGERTGGFYACNRYEAAKQEGVYDETEKRREMAKNSLERYTHYYERWASNQSSRQKALADLHQMQTVHIEKLSDTQCQPESQLKFITEAWLQIVECRRVLKWTYAYGFYLADHEHAKKQFFEYLQGEAESGLERLHQCAEKELQVFLNGDGPSKDFNDFRTKLAGLTSVTRNYFENLVRALENGLCDVDSNGAASSKATGSKNAAGSSKGRGGRGKGTIRASMSSRITDDNHWSCEQCTYANVRSATACQMCNQLRR, translated from the exons ATGGATTCTGAAGATGATATGCACGATGCCAACGATCTTGAGTCTCTCGATGACGATTTCTACAGTGGCGAAACCGAAGATGCTCCCATGGATTACTACTCCGACTAcgatgatgatgctgatgattACTTTGATGATGGCGATGATTCTGACCCCGCCGACTCTCGTAGACCTGAG CAAAATTTTACTATATTGAAAGAATCGGATATCCGGCAACGGCAGGAAGATGATATCAGTAGAGTAGCAGCAGTTCTTTCCATACCGCGGGTTGCTGCGAGTATCCTACTTCGTCATTATAATTG GAGTGTCAGTAAAGTTAATGATGCCTGGTTTGCTGATGAAGAACAAGTTCGAAAAACAACTGGTTTGTTGGAGAAGAAAGTTCATGTGAATCCTGATGCCAATGAG CTTACTTGTGGCATCTGTTTTGAAGTTTATCCTCCTTCGAAGATTCAAACTGCTTCTTGCGGCCATCCATTTTGCTTTTCATGCTGGGGAG GATATATTGGAACTTCAATTAACGACGGTCCAGGATGTTTGATGCTGAGATGTCCTGATCCCTCTTGTGGTGCTGCTATTGATCAAGATATGATTAATCTTTTAGTATCTAATGAAGATAAAGAGAAGTATGACCGTTACCTTCTTAGATCTTATATTGAAGACAATAAGAAG ACCAAGTGGTGTCCTGCTCCCGGTTGCGAGCATGCAGTTAATTTTGACGCTGGCAGTGGAAGTTATGATGTCTCTTGCCTATGTTCATATAGCTTTTGCTGGAAT TGCACTGAAGAGGCTCATCGTCCAGTGGATTGTGGCACTGTGTCAAAGTGGATTTTGAAGAACAGTGCAGAATCTGAAAACATGAACTG GATACTTGCTAACTCAAAGCCGTGCCCCAAGTGCAAGAGACCGATTGAAAAAAACCAAGGGTGCATGCATATGACATGTACTCCACCTTGTAAATTTGAATTTTGCTG GCTATGCCTTGGTGCATGGACAGACCATGGTGAAAGGACTGGCGGCTTCTATGCTTGCAATCGTTATGAAGCAGCTAAACAAGAAGGGGTG TATGATGAAActgaaaaaagaagagaaatggCAAAGAATTCATTGGAGAGGTACACTCATTATTATGAGCGGTGGGCTAGCAACCAATCT TCAAGGCAAAAAGCTCTTGCTGATCTTCACCAGATGCAAACTGTTCAT ATAGAGAAGCTTAGTGATACACAGTGCCAACCTGAGTCACAGCTTAAGTTCATAACTGAGGCTTGGTTACAG ATAGTTGAGTGCAGGCGGGTATTGAAGTGGACATATGCATATGGATTCTATTTAGCAGATCATGAACATGCCAAAAAGCAGTTCTTTGAATACTTGCAAG GTGAGGCAGAATCAGGTTTAGAGAGACTTCATCAATGCGCCGAAAAGGAACTCCAAGTATTCCTCAATGGTGATGGCCCATCTAAAGATTTCAATGATTTTCGCACAAAGCTAGCTGGATTGACCAG TGTGACTAGAAACTACTTTGAGAATTTGGTTCGGGCATTGGAGAATGGTTTATGTGATGTGGATAGCAATGGAGCTGCTTCCAGTAAAGCAACTGGTTCAAAAAATGCTGCAGGGAGCAGCAAGGGAAGAGGCGGAAGAGGAAAGGGGACGATTCGGGCTAGCATGTCCAGCAGAATTACTGATGATAATCATTGGTCTTGTGAGCAATGTACCTATGCAAATGTCAGATCTGCCACCGCATGCCAGATGTGCAATCAACTGCGTCGATGA